In the Microplitis mediator isolate UGA2020A chromosome 5, iyMicMedi2.1, whole genome shotgun sequence genome, taatttaacgcgTATTGagtatgaaattattataCCTAGAGATTCTGCGGGACATTTACCCTCAGCTGCCATTGTTGAAGACGCCAAATTTACATCATCGTcctgtttattaaataatatttattattattaatattagttTTCATGTCTTCTAAGCTGGCATTTAGAGTTTAAATGGCTGTTTAGTCAATCAAAACAAGCTAATTTTAGATTACTGATGTAAAATTTAATGGGTTGAAAACTACCAATTTCTTCATTACAGCAGAAAACGTTTAGTATCGAAACGAAAAATTAGATTCTAACACAATAATGATTACAAGTCATTCAAATTAACTAAATCAGCAGTTATTTGATCTTAAATTGTCTCTTTTCAACTGGCTCCAGACATTTAAACTCTATGAAAAATATTGGGTGACATCCCAAGTAGCACACTTGACTTAGTGACATTTATGAGACGAAAGTTTTGAGGCTGTTTTTTGACCTATCAAGGCATCAAAATATTGACAAAAcaatcagaaatttatgttgccgaaatcaaaaaacttgacacaagtgacgacaaaacattaaagtataaataatggGCAAAAAAGTCATCTAAacgatttttaacttcccgctataaaaattgaaaattttcaaaaaaaaggtCCGATTTTCATTTCCGGGTGGACGTCCGGccgtgtgtgtgtaaactttttttgtccgacgaaatccttggaacgaatcaaccgatttaaaattttttttcaagtttttgttGCATAACTCGTAAATCGCTCGACCGATTTGTTTCAAAGTTTAATCAAATCCAAGTCTCAACCAACTTTTTCGATTGCCGCAAAGCAAATCGGTCGATTTGTTCCGAAGATGTCGTCAGACAACTCGCAGAGCTCAAAACTTTACCAATAATTTCTCTGAGCTCAAAGACAGTtggaagttttggggttggCCCACCGTTTAACcatttttcggattttttaaagtgaaaTGACTATCTTAGAATGGAAAAAAGAAGACCAATTTCCTATGATTCCTAGGACCAACATCTGTGagacaaaacaaaattagtCTTGTCCTTTTAAAAGGCTTCTTTATGccatcttaaagttgtctctgtgctaTTTGGGATGGGATAAAacacaatttcaaattttgtgtttCACTTTcatctgaaatcgtcttgtttcatctcTTGTCACACAAAATACTACCTATGATATAATACATACTTTAAGATGTCCGTCAAGTGCAATTCCACGACGATCTTTATTACTGCTGGCCAGTGGCACAAGataaaattgttttgtaaaattagcTCCAGGTGTTATCGGACAACCTTCGCGTGTTTCCAGACTTGCTACATTCCGAGAAAACTGAGAGTTTACCATTGTAACTTCACAGTGCTGCACTACAAAcagctaaaataaaataaggtaAGAAAAAGTAGTTAATTGTTTGTTGAagtgcaaaataatttttttaatttcaataccttaatatttttaactgcTTTACGTGAATTGTTGGTAACGATAACATTAGCAGCTATTTTTTCACCGTGATAGTAAATTTCTCTGTCAAGTGTAACTTCAAGATTTAGTTTACCATTGGAGAATGTAAAGCCCTTGGATACCAGAGAGCTTGGAAGTCTGCGTCCACGTGAAATTGGAGCAAACTGAAGTTTTTTAATCGCTAGAGCTACCGATGAACGTTTGTGTCCTTTGTCCTCTTCATTTTCACCGACAAACACTTTAACCGTATACTCAACTCCAAGTGGTTTTCCTTGATCGTCATCACCGGGTTGTAGTGTTACGGAGCTTGGCGAGTTGGGTgggaaaacaaaattaaatggGAAAGCATTCGGACctaattttttaagcaaaCGGTCTTGAATTGGTGTTGTCTCTTGTTTTTCTTTCTTCATCGGTATTATTTGATCTTTGGCAATAACCATTTCCTTGCTAAATTTGACTCCCATGACTTCATCTTCCTCCCGACCATATCGGAATGTTGTAATAACCTTAcgtacaataaattattttaaaaaatatattataattattttttattaggggtgtgcgaatagttCAAATCTACTAATTATTCGTAttgaatcgaatcgaataattcgaaaaatttacgagcttttacaaaattttcttctcaacgacttaaaattgtagttttttccaataattcaaatttttgtcagagTTACAAATAGAGTTCAGACACGaatctacgaaaaaattaattttgattacttaaaaaaataagctCTCTACACATAAAAAAAGGGTTTCTTGGCGCTAAAAAGTTTTACGTGTCCTAAGAAATTTTCtgcattataaattcaaaacgaaaattttcttgcttcaagtctaagaaaatttttgtattcaatccatagtgaaaaatttttcttgcgccaataaatcctttttttctgtgtaataaataaaaattgaatatttgaaagctgATCAAAATTTTCCCGACTTAAATCGAggaatttgaaaagttactaataattcaaaaactttcgtATAATTCTAAGGGTGCATTCAAAAATGCTCCTGCTCTAGATCTCGTTATGACAACACTTAAATAGAGCTAGAACTAGAGCATTTCGAATGCACCCTAAAATtgacgaataattcgaaacttTTCAAGTAATTCGGAAATTCAAATCATTCGATTCTAACCCGATTCACACACCCCtagtttatattaaatataatatttatattaacttGGCCATAAACTCTACGTCCTTGAAGATAATCATTTTCAACAACAACTACACCATCAATTGGATCTACAAACTCAAGATGATCAATAAAGTCTCTTTTGCCGAGGTAGACTGTAACTTTTCCTGTGAATAATtacgttaattaaataacttctagatattaataataaataaacgttaaaataaattaccatttGGTGTTgtctttttaaaaactttaacaGCCACGACGTAGGCCAGCAGCAGCAGTGGAAACATTTGGCTAGcggtaaataaaaacttgaagAATTAGTATACCAAAGTTTGTATCCCGCCCAGAAGTGACAATTTTCAAAGCTTAAACATCTCCTTCATATAGTACTCAAAAGGCTTCACCAATGAATCCATACGAATAAACTAATTGAATTActcttatataaattttttttttaataagatttaaaaaaacatgtaTCATCTACTTAGCAGAATGTACTTTTATTCTCATCGTAACACCACCTGATCGAATCAGTATTCAGTATCCGACTCATCGTCTCGTCAATTTAaagtgtttttaaaatatttaaaccatTACGTCAACTATTACTTtgaattatgtaaataaaaactttgttttcatctgaggaattttttttttgttataaatttaaaatgattgcctttaaaaatggactaatttaaaaaatgtgaacCGCGAAGTTTGGAAATTtcttcagaaataaaaaattttttgttacttatATGTAATAATTGTGCAATAATGTATGAAGAAATGAATATGAATACTAGATTTGAATCTATTATTGTAAGGAAAGTTGTAAATCGATTATAAAACGGTGTCGTTGGTGTCATATGCAAATATGaccatttaatattttaattcattactaaattatttcaaatgtaTGAAgggtgataaaaatattgtttaaataaaactagtAAAGTGAGAATTCATgtttataaaagttttatgTTAACCTAGGATAAgatgttttaaattaacgtGTCTGAAAAGGACCAATGGCTAGAAATCTATGCTTACTATTGACATATACACGAGCAAGTCCGTACGAGTCGTAGGTGGAAACCGATCGTGAATACGATTCCGTGCTTTTTGAtccccggacaaaatatccctggGACAAAATATCTCTGATTACTTCTCTCAACACtagaatttttgataaaaaaatttataaaatcttttttagaagaataacttaaaataaaccaACACGTGGTTGAAATTGGCTTGCTCCTCTTTCGCACGTTTTATGCCTTTTTTTCACACCTTTTATGTGTATGTTATTACAGAAGTAGTTCAACGTATTCTCTTATTATCAGATACTAGACTGTAACAAATTGGGAGTGAactcggagtgattacggattttatttaaatccaaattcactcgtcactcggagtttaaaaaaaaatcattcagcatacggagtaaattaGGAGTTTGATTTTTCAGaagagtgaattcggagtgatctcgattttacttaaatctacattcactccgattcgaagttttaatattaaaataaactctccttcggagtgaatttcactccgaaggaattaaataaaaaacagttATCTGCTCctcattcactccggatttactccgctaattttttaaagtgtacgataaaatatattaataattcaacaaagacagctaaagtaattgtattttttaatctttttctaataatttatgaaatataagaaaatatagcagtgtaaaaaaaaaataataataatctttaatGTATTATGAGTATATTTTATCGTGAGGATATTCTGTCCGGGGATCAAAAAGCGTTGCCGGATAATGCAGGccataattatcaatatttaacgTGTTAcgcttaaatatatatttatttaaattataatatttctgCTGagtgtttaaaataattattaatatcatattttaacaCAAGTATTTATAAATCCAGTCTCGTGTACAGATGACTTTTCATCTCATAGGACACAATGTGAATTGTGTTTTTGCtggatataataaataaatgaaaataataaagtgaATTTCAGTcttaagatttatttttattccaataATAAGTTTACATTGTATAGAGGTATTTTAATccttgaaaatgttttttatatttaaaaaataacagtatCAAGGATTTCATTTACgctgatttaatttaattacattaaactttattaattttaaattgttgtatttattaattactttttgttATTTGAGTACACATTTAGCTTAGTGTTAATTTACTaaatgaattgaagacaaaaataaaattaaaataacttgaagtattaaaaataaacaaaaaaaaaacataaaaatgaaactaaaaatataacgctattttattaatacgcttatcaaagttttaaatacttttaattacaaatatatatatgtataatatattaagaaatattattaattgcagtgatattttttccatacaattatctacaattgataaaaaattacgtaattattaaaaaaatatcatctaacaataattaatatctcttaattatgtaaattaataaactaatttataatagttatttttatttgtaaatagtaaagcgttaaaaactttaattaaacatCAATAATCAAGCTCCATTACATTAATGTttgttatcataattattattataattacgtttaatttataaatctaaaCGTCCATTTCTTATTAGTTATTTCTTATTGACcacttatattttaattgcaatattattatatatattatttacctATTTAACCTGTTGTACATCACAACGTAAAGAAAGCATTTGTTATTAACTTAttcataaagaaaaaaaattttaaattgaaaattttttcaaaacagaacattattttttacttcgaatctgttattaattgattaattaataatattactactagtatgtaatttatttaaaatttttttttttttttcatttatttatttaataataaatataattatcagctacaagcaataataaaaaaccagaaaaatataattcttatttattaactcgtctcttttttttttaaattatattacccCAGTTTTATATCTTAATAATATGGCCGacggtgtaaaaaatttaatgtaataataagtacccggaaaaaaaaaatttcttagtgcaaaaaaatttttacttgtcctaagaaatttttttcattaaaaattgaaaactaaaattttcttggaacgagaaaaaatatcttgcgctaaaaaacttttaagtaccaaagaaaattttatgatactgaaattagccgacatctcataattttttaatttttttagaaacaataaattacgtgcacatttttatatattttttttttttaattaaattgctgaaaaaaaaattcgaaaattgttaattgtctgctaacttcatcAAAAAGTTATTGCTTTCATTTCagcatcaaaaatatttcttgcggcaagaaattttttttttcagtgtaattattattaggacacttatgaaaaatttatatttgcaGGCGGAAAAACAATAACTgattaactaaataattaactaacgTAATTGTAACAAatggaaatgaaaaataaatttccatttATCTATCAaagattttcttaaaataaattcaataatgaTACAGCGACacgttattattgtaaataagtAATGTCTACAGTAGGCACAGtaactgtatttatttatatatatatatttatatacttattacttattaatttattgcgcTTAAATAAACGGTCGGTTACCAgggaacaaaaaatttagtttaatagttttttaaataattcattgtttattttatttatatattcgtACAATAATTCtaaacaattcaattttttaaaatgaatacctTAATGATTTATGACTACAAGTGAAAATgacgaaaataaattgaaatgaaaaaataataattattaataatgtagGAAATGGGTTAATAATTAAGATGATAGTGCCGTTAAGAGATGTTCGATTGTGAAAAATATGAACACATTCCTTAGtagaaaaagatttttttttttttcattacataGTATTTTCTAAATGcttgttattatatataattattaaataatcattttaacagaaaaaaaaataataataatattagttatcaataaaatcaatgcacgcaattgtttttcaattgatgattatttttttaag is a window encoding:
- the LOC130668036 gene encoding arrestin homolog, which codes for MFPLLLLAYVVAVKVFKKTTPNGKVTVYLGKRDFIDHLEFVDPIDGVVVVENDYLQGRRVYGQVITTFRYGREEDEVMGVKFSKEMVIAKDQIIPMKKEKQETTPIQDRLLKKLGPNAFPFNFVFPPNSPSSVTLQPGDDDQGKPLGVEYTVKVFVGENEEDKGHKRSSVALAIKKLQFAPISRGRRLPSSLVSKGFTFSNGKLNLEVTLDREIYYHGEKIAANVIVTNNSRKAVKNIKLFVVQHCEVTMVNSQFSRNVASLETREGCPITPGANFTKQFYLVPLASSNKDRRGIALDGHLKDDDVNLASSTMAAEGKCPAESLGIIISYSIRVKLNCGTLGGELITDVPFKLMHPAPENAEREKANLKKSKSIDRARYENSCYANDDDDNIVFEDFARLRLNEPE